In Equus przewalskii isolate Varuska chromosome 6, EquPr2, whole genome shotgun sequence, one DNA window encodes the following:
- the LOC103550124 gene encoding olfactory receptor 10G8-like, with protein MQLLHREWVLPFYINPECSLYSHRERYQKCGETTNVSLMTTFILMGFPHAPALDTPLFGIFLVIYLLTVVGNLLILLMISMDSHLHTPMYYFLANLSFIDMWFSTVTVPKMLMTLVSPGGKAISFHSCMAQLYSFHFLGSTECFLYTVVSYDRYLAISYPLRYSSMMSGRMCALLATTTWLTGSLHSAVQTILTFRLPYCGPQQIQHYICDAPPILKLACADTSAIEMVIFFNIGVVASSCFLLIVLSYVSIVCSIFKIRTSEGRHRAFQTCTSHCIVVLCFFGPGVFIYLRPGSKNAVDGVVTIFYTVLTPLLNPVVYTLRNKEVKKALLKLKDKVTYSQSK; from the coding sequence ATGCAGTTGCTACACAGAGAATGGGTTCTCCCTTTTTACATAAATCCTGAATGTTCTTTATATTCCCACAGGGAGAGGTACCAAAAGTGTGGAGAAACGACAAACGTGAGCCTCATGACAACATTCATCCTCATGGGCTTTCCCCATGCACCTGCACTGGACACCCCTCTCTTTGGAATCTTCTTGGTGATTTACTTACTCACCGTGGTGGGGAACCTCCTCATCCTACTGATGATCAGTATGgattcccacctccacacccccatgtactacTTCCTGGCCAATCTGTCcttcattgacatgtggttctccACAGTCACTGTGCCCAAAATGCTGATGACCTTGGTCTCCCCAGGCGGCAAGGCTATCTCCTTCCACAGCTGTATGGCCCAGCTCTACTCCTTCCACTTCCTGGGGAGCACCGAGTGTTTCCTCTACACAGTCGTGTCCTATGACCGCTACCTGGCCATCAGTTACCCACTCAGGTACAGCAGCATGATGAGTGGGAGAATGTGTGCCCTCCTGGCCACAACCACGTGGCTAACTGGTTCTCTGCACTCTGCTGTCCAGACCATACTGACGTTCCGTTTGCCCTACTGTGGGCCCCAACAGATCCAGCATTACATTTGTGATGCACCACCCATCCTCAAACTTGCCTGTGCAGACACTTCTGCCATTGAGATGGTGATCTTTTTCAATATCGGGGTAGTGGCCTCCAGCTGCTTTCTCCTGATAGTGCTGTCGTATGTGTCCATTGTCTGTTCCATCTTTAAGATCCGCACCTCAGAAGGGAGACACAGAGCCTTTCAGACCTGCACCTCCCACTGCATTGTTGTCCTTTGTTTCTTTGGCCCTGGTGTTTTCATTTACCTGAGGCCAGGCTCCAAGAATGCTGTGGATGGAGTTGTGACCATTTTCTACACTGTGCTGACACCCCTTCTAAACCCTGTGGTGTACACCCTGAGGaacaaagaagtgaagaaagcTCTGTTGAAGCTGAAAGACAAAGTAACATATTCTCAGagtaaataa